Proteins encoded within one genomic window of Brassica rapa cultivar Chiifu-401-42 chromosome A09, CAAS_Brap_v3.01, whole genome shotgun sequence:
- the LOC103841793 gene encoding uncharacterized protein LOC103841793, translated as MEAPSCEEILECMSSCLSQIKWRLKPNSKRRLEIDVLALCTGMRPVVMIDYGGKLPELQDRLLSLLELIQEVLPVFKDLRVMVIEDMIYLINVRRLPKWLSSEPELFFVDLEQDPPQMVEQSKESNLGMQLRSIQKLFSSTFPLDGSNNDAKSSLFIDLSCCLQDTKVTIPTLNGWLLDYPVVYLFGTDHIEEAIYNLSTKSLRIFKVLVQRKGTTEKDSLLEELTSFSVPCELSMGGSKEVWAEAFMERMSSRWEECKHIWRSLDLQVSECYPQAIVL; from the exons ATGGAGGCTCCAAGCTGTGAGGAGATACTTGAGTGTATGAGCTCTTGTCTCTCTCAGATCAAATGGCGACTTAAGCCCAATTCTAAACGCCGTCTCGAAATAG ATGTGCTGGCACTATGCACGGGGATGAGACCAGTTGTGATGATTGACTATGGAGGCAAGTTGCCTGAGCTACAAGATCGCTTGCTTTCCCTTCTCGAGCTTATCCAAGAG GTTTTACCAGTTTTCAAAGATCTGAGAGTTATGGTTATAGAGGATATGATTTACCTGATCAATGTAAGAAGACTGCCCAAGTGGTTGAGTTCAGAACCTGAATTGTTCTTCGTCGACCTGGAACAAGATCCTCCACAG aTGGTGGAACAAAGCAAGGAAAGCAATCTAGGGATGCAGCTTAGGTCGATTCAGAAGCTATTCTCTTCCACATTTCCTTTAGATGGCAGCAATAATGATGCCAAGTCTTCTTTGTTCATTGATCTTAGTTGTTGTTTACAAGACACTAAGGTTACAATCCCAACACTAAACgg GTGGCTCCTGGACTACCCGGTTGTGTATTTATTCGGCACAGATCACATAGAAGAAGCAATCTACAACCTCTCAACCAAGTCTCTCCGCATCTTCAAAGTTCTAGTACAAAG GAAAGGTACCACCGAGAAAGACTCTCTTTTAGAAGAGCTAACAAG TTTTTCGGTGCCATGTGAACTGAGTATGGGAGGTAGCAAGGAAGTGTGGGCTGAAGCATTTATGGAGAGGATGAGTTCAAGGTGGGAAGAATGCAAACACATTTGGAGATCATTGGATTTGCAAGTTTCTGAATGTTATCCTCAAGCTATTGTTCTTTAA
- the LOC103841791 gene encoding receptor-like protein 6 translates to MTSSNSSMMSIFLRTIVLLYSISRILSTFASSPDQSDIILEFKNEFKIQKSCEFLDPKTKSWANKSDYCNWHGVMCDTKSDKVIGLDLSCSCLHGRLKPNSSLFRLQHLQSLNLAYNSFLDSTIPAKFNKLMGLERLNLADSSFSGQIPTEIVQLTNLVSLDLSSSFSSSSSSSSSSSSYTPSNLSIEEPSFLRLLALNLRNLRELDMSYVNISSEIPKEFSNMSSLRWLILEKCNLLGIFPSNVFLIPSLHLINLNDNPKLRGQLPDFHVNKSLQRISIYMTSFSGTIPSSLGNLSHLSFLRLSYNNFIGEIPSSIGNLKQLISFHVFNNKLSGNFPSALLNLTQLRTLDLSYNQFSGSLPPNISQLSRLHFFSVRGNSFVGTIPASLFKISSLAHIDLDINHFSDLLGIENISLLSNLKYLFLGGNNYSVNVIPVDLNLFPPLKHLSGLSLSGIPLSTTNITSDFSSNLEFLYLSRCKVTEFPEFIRNNPHLHDLALSNNKMKGQVPDWLWRLPELDYLDLSRNSFSGFNGSLNLSSNAFQGPPFIPSSYIEYLFASKNNFTGELPSSICGSTSLYILDLSNNNFSGSIPWCLGTLMTSLSDLKLHNNSLNGTLPDIFINATKLQTLDISHNLLEGKLPASLINCSSLEVLNLESNKFKDTFPFQLSSLQKLQVLVLHSNKFYGKLHHSDGVWSGFPQLKIIDVSHNDFLSTLPSDYFLNWTGISSKTGNNSTEPDYIGAFLPHQYYASIVLMAKGVSMEMERILKVYTAIDFSGNQLHGQIPESIGLLKELRILNMSSNAFTGHIPSSLANLTVLESLDLSQNKLSGEIPPELGKLSSLEWINVSHNQLVGSIPQGTQFQRQKCSSYEGNPGLLGSSLKDVCGSGAEPTSQQPEQPESLQEEEEGEWLSWMAAGIGFAPGVVFGITIGYIVALYKIEWFMKIFGRTRTC, encoded by the coding sequence ATGACAAGCTCAAACTCATCAATGATGAGCATCTTTCTTCGTACCATTGTTCTTCTCTATTCAATTTCAAGAATTTTGAGCACTTTTGCTTCTTCTCCTGACCAAAGTGATATTATTCTGGAGTTCAAGAACGAGTTTAAGATTCAAAAGTCGTGTGAGTTTCTTGATCCGAAGACGAAATCATGGGCAAACAAGAGCGACTATTGCAACTGGCATGGTGTAATGTGCGATACCAAGTCGGACAAGGTGATCGGGCTAGACCTTAGCTGCAGCTGTCTTCATGGCCGGCTCAAACCAAACAGTAGTCTTTTTAGACTGCAGCATCTCCAGAGTCTTAACCTTGcttataacagcttccttgattCTACAATCCCAGCTAAGTTCAATAAACTCATGGGATTAGAGAGGCTTAACCTTGCTGATTCTTCATTTTCCGGTCAGATTCCAACAGAAATTGTTCAACTAACCAATTTGGTGTCTCTTGatctgtcttcttctttttcttcttcttcttcttcttcttcttcttcttcttcttatacacCAAGTAATTTATCCATTGAGGAACCATCATTTCTCCGTCTTCTTGCTCTAAACTTGAGGAACCTTAGAGAACTAGATATGAGCTATGTGAACATCTCTTCAGAAatcccaaaagagttttcaaacATGTCGTCTCTGAGATGGCTTATTCTTGAGAAGTGCAACCTACTGGGAATATTTCCGAGCAATGTTTTTCTCATACCCAGCTTACATCTCATTAACCTCAATGACAATCCCAAACTTAGAGGTCAACTTCCTGATTTTCATGTAAATAAGTCTCTGCAAAGGATAAGCATTTACATGACATCCTTTTCAGGTACCATTCCATCTTCACTTGGAAACCTTTCTCATCTCTCTTTTCTCCGACTTAGTTACAATAATTTCATTGGTGAAATTCCCTCTTCAATTGGCAATCTAAAACAGTTGATATCTTTTCATGTCTTTAATAACAAACTCAGCGGGAACTTTCCATCTGCACTACTCAATTTGACCCAGCTACGTACTCTCGATCTCTCTTATAACCAATTTTCAGGTTCCCTTCCACCTAATATAAGCCAACTCTCCagattacattttttttctgtGCGCGGAAACTCTTTTGTTGGAACCATTCCTGCATCCCTATTCAAGATTTCCTCACTGGCTCACATCGATTTGGATATAAATCATTTCAGTGACCTCCTTGGCATTGAGAATATCTCTTTGCTgtctaatttaaaatatttgtttcttgGCGGTAACAATTACTCGGTCAACGTCATCCCTGTTGACTTAAATCTCTTTCCGCCTCTCAAACACCTATCAGGATTATCTCTCTCGGGAATCCCTCTTTCAACAACAAACATCACTTCTGATTTTTCATCAAATTTGGAATTTTTGTACCTGTCAAGATGCAAAGTCACTGAGTTCCCCGAGTTCATTAGAAACAATCCACATCTACATGATCTAGCCCTTTCCAACAACAAAATGAAAGGTCAAGTACCAGACTGGCTGTGGAGGCTACCAGAGTTGGACTATCTGGATCTTTCTAGGAACTCTTTCAGTGGTTTCAACGGATCCTTGAATCTAAGTTCAAATGCTTTCCAAGGGCCACCATTCATCCCATCAAGTTATATCGAATATTTGTTTGCTTCTAAGAATAACTTCACCGGAGAGTTACCTTCTTCAATATGTGGATCAACCTCTCTATACATCCTAGATCTGTCAAACAACAACTTCAGCGGCTCAATTCCTTGGTGCTTAGGGACTCTCATGACTTCTCTTAGTGATCTAAAGCTTCATAACAATAGCCTCAACGGAACTCTTCCTGACATATTTATCAACGCGACGAAGCTACAGACACTTGACATCAGTCACAACCTATTGGAAGGAAAGCTTCCTGCATCTCTCATCAATTGCTCTTCTCTGGAAGTTCTAAACTTGGAAAGCAACAAATTCAAGGATACCTTTCCATTCCAGTTGAGTTCTTTGCAGAAGCTACAAGTTCTTGTCCTCCACTCCAATAAGTTCTATGGCAAGTTACATCACTCTGACGGTGTTTGGTCGGGATTTCCTCAGTTGAAGATCATCGATGTATCACATAATGACTTCCTCAGCACCTTACCGTCTGACTACTTCCTGAACTGGACTGGGATATCCTCCAAGACAGGCAACAACTCTACAGAGCCAGACTACATTGGGGCTTTTCTTCCCCACCAATACTACGCTTCAATTGTGTTGATGGCTAAAGGTGTATCAATGGAGATGGAACGTATCCTCAAAGTCTACACAGCCATCGATTTTTCAGGAAACCAACTCCATGGACAAATTCCTGAATCTATTGGTCTACTAAAGGAACTTCGTATCCTGAATATGTCCAGCAATGCTTTTACAGGCCACATCCCATCATCTTTGGCCAACCTTACGGTGTTGGAATCACTAGACCTATCCCAAAACAAGCTCTCTGGTGAGATTCCTCCAGAGCTTGGAAAGCTTTCTTCACTTGAGTGGATTAATGTTTCACATAATCAGCTTGTAGGCTCCATACCACAAGGCACGCAATTTCAGAGACAGAAATGCTCATCCTACGAGGGGAATCCTGGACTTCTTGGTTCTTCTCTTAAGGACGTTTGTGGAAGTGGTGCTGAGCCAACATCACAACAACCTGAACAGCCGGAGTCAttacaagaagaggaagaaggagaatGGTTGAGTTGGATGGCAGCAGGAATAGGATTTGCACCTGGAGTTGTATTTGGAATCACAATCGGATACATAGTGGCTTTATACAAGATTGAGTGGTTCATGAAGATTTTTGGCCGGACCAGAACATGTTAG